The Dendropsophus ebraccatus isolate aDenEbr1 chromosome 3, aDenEbr1.pat, whole genome shotgun sequence genome includes a region encoding these proteins:
- the ST8SIA3 gene encoding alpha-N-acetylneuraminate alpha-2,8-sialyltransferase ST8SIA3 isoform X2, which produces MKFLDPSFVPITNSLTQELQEKPAKWVFNRTAFARQRREILQNVDVIRNFSLTKNSVRTGQLMHYDYSSHKYVFSISNNFRSLLPDISPIINKHYNICAVIGNSGILTESQCGAEIDSADFVFRCNFAPTEAFQKDVGRKTNLTTFNPSILEKYYNNLLTIQDRNNFFLHLKKLDGAILWIPAFFFHTSATVTRTLVDFFVEHREQLKVQLAWPGNIMQHVNRYWKNKHLSPKRLSTGILMYTLASSICDEIHLYGFWPFGWDPNTGKDLPYHYYDKKGTKFTTKWQESHQLPAEFKLLYKMHREGLTKLTLSHCA; this is translated from the exons ATGAAGTTTTTGGATCCTTCCTTTGTTCCGATAACAAATTCCCTCACACAAGAACTACAGGAGAAACCGGCCAAGTGGGTGTTCAACCGGACAGCGTTTGCCCGTCAGAG gaGAGAGATCCTTCAGAATGTGGATGTCATCCGAAATTTTTCCCTGACCAAGAACAGTGTACGAACTGGTCAGCTAATGCATTACGACTACTCCAGTCACAAATACGTATTCTCTATAAGCAATAACTTCCGATCGCTTCTTCCGGACATCTCGCCCATCATCAATAAACACTATAACATATGTGCCGTGATAGGGAACAGCGGCATCCTGACGGAGAGTCAGTGCGGGGCCGAAATAGACAGCGCCGACTTTGTCTTTCGTTGTAACTTTGCTCCGACCGAAGCTTTTCAGAAAGACGTGGGGAGGAAAACGAATCTGACCACGTTCAACCCCAGCATCCTGGAGAAATATTACAACAACCTCCTGACTATCCAAGATCGCAACAATTTCTTCTTACATTTGAAAAAGTTGGATGGGGCCATACTGTGGATCCCGGCATTTTTCTTTCATACTTCGGCAACGGTCACCAGAACATTGGTCGACTTTTTTGTTGAACATCGGGAACAGCTCAAAGTCCAGTTAGCTTGGCCTGGGAATATCATGCAGCATGTCAACAG ATATTGGAAGAACAAGCACCTGTCCCCAAAGAGGCTGAGCACCGGCATCCTCATGTATACCCTGGCCTCCTCCATCTGTGATGAGATACACTTGTATGGATTCTGGCCCTTCGGCTGGGACCCCAATACGGGGAAGGATCTTCCATATCATTACTATGACAAAAAAGGAACCAAATTCACCACCAAATGGCAGGAATCGCACCAGCTGCCGGCCGAGTTCAAACTGCTCTACAAAATGCACAGAGAGGGACTGACCAAGCTGACGCTGTCACATTGTGCCTAA